The Opitutales bacterium ASA1 genome window below encodes:
- the astB gene encoding N-succinylarginine dihydrolase, which translates to MSDFREVNFDGLVGPTHNYAGLSHGNIASMGNRALVSNPREAALQGLAKMRLLASLGVPQALLPPQERPDVATLRRLGFSGTDAQVIERAARDAPHLLSAASSASAMWTANAATVAPSPDTADHRVHFTPANLVSKLHRSLEVAGTTRVLRAVFHDPTRFVVHDPLPAHPDLGDEGAANHTRLCRRHGDPGLHVFVHGRSVRDENGAGPARFPARQTAEATAAVARLNALAPDSILQLAQAPRAIDAGVFHNDVICVGNEHVLFVHEQAFADADAALDLIRRRFAARTKTELCVVLVRASQLSLDEVVRSYLFNGQLVTLPDGGMVLVAPAEVREQPRVAAYLGELFADPANPIHALHPIDLRQSMRNGGGPACLRLRVVLDAAERAALPPGVWIDDAHATVLENWVRRHYRESLAQEDLADPLLLEESRRALDALTQLLGLGSLYPFQQ; encoded by the coding sequence ATGAGCGACTTCCGGGAAGTCAACTTCGACGGACTCGTCGGACCGACCCACAACTACGCCGGACTATCGCACGGCAACATCGCCTCGATGGGCAACCGAGCGCTCGTATCCAACCCTCGCGAGGCTGCTCTCCAAGGTCTCGCCAAGATGCGCCTGCTCGCGAGCCTCGGCGTGCCTCAAGCGTTGCTTCCGCCGCAGGAGCGGCCCGATGTCGCCACGCTTCGGCGTCTCGGCTTTTCGGGTACGGACGCGCAGGTGATCGAACGCGCCGCGCGCGACGCGCCCCACCTCCTTTCGGCCGCCTCGTCGGCCTCCGCCATGTGGACGGCCAACGCCGCCACGGTCGCACCCTCGCCCGACACCGCCGACCATCGCGTCCACTTCACGCCCGCCAACCTCGTGAGCAAACTGCACCGCTCGCTCGAGGTTGCCGGCACCACGCGCGTGCTCCGCGCCGTGTTTCACGACCCGACGCGTTTCGTCGTCCACGACCCACTGCCCGCGCATCCCGATCTCGGCGACGAAGGCGCGGCCAACCACACCCGCCTCTGCCGCCGCCACGGCGATCCCGGCCTGCACGTCTTCGTGCACGGCCGCAGCGTCCGCGACGAGAACGGCGCAGGCCCAGCCCGCTTTCCGGCCCGCCAGACGGCCGAGGCCACCGCCGCCGTCGCTCGCCTCAACGCCCTCGCACCCGACTCGATCCTCCAACTCGCGCAAGCGCCGCGCGCGATCGATGCGGGCGTCTTCCACAACGACGTCATCTGCGTCGGCAACGAGCACGTGCTCTTCGTCCACGAACAAGCCTTTGCCGATGCCGACGCCGCACTCGATTTGATCCGTCGTCGCTTCGCCGCACGCACCAAGACCGAACTGTGCGTCGTTCTCGTACGCGCCTCCCAGCTCTCGCTCGACGAGGTCGTGCGTTCGTATCTCTTCAACGGCCAACTCGTCACGCTTCCCGACGGCGGCATGGTGCTCGTCGCACCCGCCGAAGTGCGCGAACAACCCCGCGTCGCCGCTTACCTAGGCGAACTCTTCGCCGATCCGGCCAACCCCATCCACGCGCTCCACCCGATCGATCTCCGCCAGAGCATGCGCAACGGCGGTGGCCCCGCCTGCCTGCGCCTGCGCGTCGTGCTCGACGCAGCCGAACGCGCCGCTCTCCCGCCAGGCGTCTGGATCGACGACGCGCATGCCACCGTCCTGGAAAACTGGGTACGCCGGCACTACCGAGAATCGCTCGCCCAAGAGGATCTCGCCGACCCGCTCCTGCTCGAAGAATCCCGCCGCGCCCTCGACGCCCTCACCCAACTCCTCGGCCTCGGCTCGCTGTATCCGTTTCAACAGTGA
- the astA gene encoding arginine N-succinyltransferase: MTSHVLRPAREDDLADLRRLAATVEGGMTTLPDDPQVLRHRIDDSLRAFHPRIRKPGDEHYLFALEDVATGRIVGTSGIIACVGGFEPFWSYEIRREAFSHTPLGISKEVRVLHLKRSHRGPSEVCSLLLDPASRAAGLGRLLSLARFVFMATFPARFERDAIAELRGWLDDAGRSPFWESVGRHFFEHDYSTADFLSGLGNKAFIEDLMPKYPIYLSLLPPSVQAVIGRVHRHTEPALRMLLDEGFVHTDEVDIFDAGPIVRASLATLDVVRRTRVCRVETMDDATTPSDFAPPDHLVTNRALDFRACLVRIHDVDTPGIRLPTSTAVALRVAPGDEISLTPLRPAKP, from the coding sequence ATGACCAGCCACGTCCTCCGACCCGCGCGCGAGGACGACCTCGCCGACCTCCGGCGCCTCGCCGCCACCGTCGAGGGCGGTATGACCACGCTGCCCGACGACCCACAGGTCCTCCGCCACCGCATCGACGACAGCCTCCGCGCCTTCCACCCGCGCATCCGCAAACCCGGCGACGAACACTATCTCTTCGCCCTCGAAGACGTCGCCACCGGACGCATCGTCGGCACATCCGGCATCATCGCCTGCGTCGGCGGCTTCGAGCCGTTTTGGTCCTACGAGATCCGCCGCGAAGCCTTCAGTCACACACCCCTCGGCATCTCCAAGGAGGTGCGCGTGCTGCATCTGAAACGCAGCCACCGCGGCCCTTCAGAGGTGTGCAGCCTCTTGCTCGATCCCGCGTCCCGCGCCGCCGGACTCGGTCGCCTGCTCTCCCTCGCCCGCTTCGTCTTCATGGCGACGTTTCCCGCACGCTTCGAGCGCGATGCGATCGCCGAGCTGCGCGGGTGGCTCGACGACGCCGGCCGTTCGCCGTTCTGGGAGTCCGTCGGCCGCCACTTCTTCGAGCACGACTACTCGACCGCCGATTTCCTCAGCGGGCTCGGCAACAAGGCCTTCATCGAGGACCTGATGCCGAAATACCCCATCTACCTTTCGCTCCTGCCGCCCTCCGTGCAGGCCGTGATCGGACGCGTGCACCGCCACACCGAGCCCGCCCTGCGCATGCTCCTCGATGAAGGTTTCGTCCACACCGACGAGGTCGACATCTTCGACGCCGGCCCCATCGTCCGCGCCTCCCTGGCGACGCTCGACGTGGTCCGCCGTACCCGCGTGTGCCGCGTCGAAACGATGGACGACGCGACCACGCCCTCCGACTTCGCCCCTCCCGACCACCTCGTGACCAACCGGGCGCTCGACTTCCGCGCCTGCCTCGTCCGCATCCACGACGTGGATACACCCGGCATACGACTTCCGACTTCGACCGCCGTCGCCCTCCGCGTCGCCCCGGGCGACGAAATCTCCCTCACGCCGTTGCGGCCTGCGAAACCATGA
- the panC_1 gene encoding pantoate--beta-alanine ligase, giving the protein MERIESVHQMQSLAISLRLRGRLIALVPTQGALHAGHASLIAAARKQADTVVVSIFVNPAQFGPNEDAAAYPRDLEGDLALCAEAGADVVFVPPTEEMYPRGYSTWVTEENLSKGLCGISRPSHFRGVTTVTTKLCNIVRPDLLVFGQKNAQQAAVVRRMLEDLNFSIQTLVEPTVRDEAGLALGSRNLNLTQGQRDDMAIIHRALATGKALVDGGNRNVDRVVAETTHTLAERRRVRVIYVSIVDRETMEPERTITPGRSLLMVAVWIDEVRFIDNIVL; this is encoded by the coding sequence ATGGAACGCATCGAATCCGTCCACCAGATGCAGTCGCTGGCGATCAGTCTCCGCCTTCGCGGGCGATTGATCGCGCTCGTGCCGACGCAAGGTGCGCTGCACGCGGGGCACGCTTCGCTCATCGCCGCAGCGCGCAAGCAGGCGGACACCGTCGTCGTGAGCATTTTCGTCAACCCGGCGCAGTTCGGGCCCAACGAGGACGCAGCCGCATATCCACGCGATCTCGAAGGCGATCTCGCGCTTTGCGCCGAGGCGGGCGCAGACGTGGTCTTCGTGCCGCCGACGGAGGAGATGTATCCACGCGGCTACTCCACTTGGGTGACCGAGGAGAATCTGAGCAAGGGTCTGTGCGGGATCTCGCGACCGAGCCATTTCCGCGGCGTCACGACGGTGACGACCAAGCTCTGCAACATCGTGCGTCCCGACTTGCTCGTCTTCGGGCAGAAGAACGCCCAGCAAGCGGCCGTGGTGCGGCGGATGTTGGAAGATCTCAACTTCAGCATCCAGACGCTCGTGGAGCCGACCGTGCGGGACGAAGCGGGCCTCGCGCTCGGTTCGCGCAACTTGAATCTCACCCAAGGTCAGCGCGACGACATGGCGATCATCCATCGCGCGCTCGCCACGGGAAAGGCGCTCGTCGACGGCGGAAACCGCAACGTGGATCGAGTCGTGGCGGAGACCACGCACACGCTCGCCGAACGTCGACGCGTGCGCGTCATCTACGTCTCGATCGTGGATCGCGAGACGATGGAACCGGAGCGGACGATCACTCCCGGACGTTCGCTTCTCATGGTCGCCGTGTGGATCGACGAGGTGAGGTTCATCGACAACATCGTCCTGTGA
- the gph gene encoding phosphoglycolate phosphatase gives MLDMQHRVSTCATGAKGVLFDLDGTLVNHFGTLYRCYRDTFVHFGLTPPDHDTVRRAVGGSMVVTMTRLLPDPALLEPAQVWWRTRFAEINLEGAEAMPGALWIVKELHARGLALGVLTNKIGKQSRELCHHLGFGPYLSFVLGAEDTAFRKPQRAFTELALVRLGTTPETTVIVGDSPYDIEAGRQLGMFAPCVSTGTHDAVELRGADADGVYPDLFTLGRVVFGLPKPA, from the coding sequence ATGCTCGATATGCAGCACCGCGTCTCCACCTGCGCCACAGGCGCGAAAGGCGTCCTCTTCGATCTCGACGGCACGCTCGTGAATCACTTCGGCACCCTCTACCGGTGCTACCGCGACACGTTCGTGCACTTCGGACTCACACCGCCCGACCACGATACCGTCCGGCGCGCCGTCGGCGGCTCGATGGTCGTCACCATGACCCGGCTCCTCCCCGACCCCGCTCTTCTCGAGCCCGCACAGGTCTGGTGGCGCACACGCTTCGCCGAAATCAACCTCGAGGGCGCCGAAGCCATGCCCGGCGCTCTCTGGATCGTGAAGGAACTCCACGCCCGTGGCCTCGCCCTCGGCGTCCTCACGAACAAGATCGGCAAACAATCCCGCGAACTCTGCCACCACCTCGGCTTCGGTCCCTACCTCTCGTTCGTGCTCGGTGCCGAAGACACCGCCTTCCGCAAACCACAGCGCGCCTTCACCGAGCTCGCGCTCGTCCGGCTCGGCACCACGCCGGAGACGACCGTGATCGTCGGCGATTCGCCCTACGATATCGAAGCCGGTCGCCAACTCGGCATGTTCGCCCCATGCGTCTCGACCGGCACCCACGATGCAGTCGAACTGCGCGGCGCCGACGCCGACGGTGTCTACCCGGACCTCTTCACCCTCGGCCGCGTGGTCTTCGGTCTCCCGAAACCCGCGTGA
- a CDS encoding TIGR00730 family Rossman fold protein has translation MKSIAVFCGANDGARPAYVDAAREVGVRLGARKLGLIYGGGGTGMMGALADAALAAGASVVGVMPEPLVRGEVAHRGISELRVVATMHERKSAMYDLADGFVILPGGIGTMDELFEVLVWLHLGYHRKPVGLLDVEGFFDRLIDFLDHMEGERFLRASVRELVLVERDVDRLLAGMAAFVPPPLPAFMR, from the coding sequence ATGAAATCCATCGCGGTCTTCTGCGGAGCGAACGACGGAGCGAGACCGGCATACGTCGACGCGGCGCGCGAGGTGGGCGTGCGTTTGGGCGCTCGCAAGCTGGGCTTGATCTACGGCGGCGGGGGAACCGGCATGATGGGCGCGCTGGCGGACGCGGCGCTGGCGGCCGGCGCCTCCGTCGTGGGTGTGATGCCCGAGCCGCTCGTCAGGGGCGAGGTGGCGCACCGCGGGATCAGCGAGCTGCGCGTCGTGGCGACGATGCACGAGCGCAAGTCGGCGATGTACGATCTCGCGGACGGCTTCGTGATTCTTCCGGGCGGGATCGGGACGATGGACGAGCTTTTCGAGGTGCTCGTGTGGTTGCATCTCGGGTATCACCGCAAGCCGGTGGGGCTGCTCGACGTGGAGGGCTTCTTCGACCGCTTGATCGATTTTCTCGATCACATGGAGGGCGAGCGGTTCCTGCGCGCGAGCGTGCGCGAACTCGTGCTCGTCGAACGCGATGTCGATCGCTTGCTCGCCGGGATGGCGGCGTTCGTGCCGCCGCCATTGCCGGCGTTCATGCGGTAG
- a CDS encoding GNAT family N-acetyltransferase, giving the protein MREAAVGDFAAITGIYAHEVAERTATFELVAPDEAEMRARHAAVTARGLPWIVAEVSGQVVGYAYAGPFRVRPAYDLTAEDSIYLAPEWQRRGIGRRLLERLIADCTGVGCRQMLALIGDSSNTGSIALHAALGFRHAGLLTAAGLKFGRWLDVVVMQRALGVGDADVPAGGAVLGRKPDRVVPRG; this is encoded by the coding sequence GTGCGCGAGGCCGCGGTCGGAGACTTCGCCGCGATCACCGGGATCTACGCCCACGAAGTGGCCGAGCGGACAGCGACCTTCGAACTCGTGGCGCCCGACGAAGCAGAGATGCGCGCCCGGCACGCGGCGGTGACTGCACGTGGTCTTCCGTGGATCGTGGCCGAGGTGAGTGGGCAGGTCGTGGGTTACGCCTACGCGGGGCCGTTTCGCGTGCGGCCGGCCTACGATCTCACGGCCGAGGACAGCATTTACCTCGCGCCGGAGTGGCAGCGGCGCGGCATCGGTCGGCGGTTGTTGGAGCGGTTGATCGCGGATTGCACGGGCGTCGGCTGCCGGCAGATGCTCGCGCTCATCGGCGACTCGTCCAACACCGGATCGATCGCGCTCCACGCGGCGCTCGGTTTCCGCCACGCCGGGCTCCTTACGGCCGCGGGGCTGAAGTTCGGCCGGTGGCTCGACGTGGTCGTGATGCAACGCGCGCTCGGTGTGGGTGATGCCGACGTGCCCGCCGGCGGTGCCGTCCTGGGACGAAAACCGGACCGCGTCGTCCCTCGCGGATGA
- the nadB gene encoding L-aspartate oxidase, with amino-acid sequence MNHAFDAIVVGSGIAGLSLALKVADGGRRVAILTKKSRAESNTNYAQGGVACVTSDSDAFASHVEDTLEAGDGLCRRSVVEEIVSEGPARIAELVQLGLEFSRNAAGTYDLGQEGGHTHRRILHVKDMTGKAIEDALLHAVASHPRIELREHVFAIDLITARKVGLALREGDDRVLGLYAHDNGTGEVDTYAAPVVVLATGGAGQVYCYTTNPDIATGDGIAMAYRAGVPVENLEFIQFHPTTLYSLEQKRFLVSEAVRGEGAILRNLEGEAFMARYHPLADLAPRDIVARAIDAEMKKSGSAFVRLDIMHKSEAELRARFPVIFENCLALGYNLATDGIPVVPAAHYTCGGVVTNLDAETALAGLYACGEVASTGLHGANRLASNSLLEAVVMAHRGAGSILRYLQLRAEELPKLPAWVSGDAHDSDEQVVIAHNWDELRRTMWDYVGIVRTTKRLERARTRIANLAAEIQEYYWNFRVEPRLLELRNLTLVAKLVVACAMQRHESRGLHYILDHPSKDAEVRDTVLQRDLR; translated from the coding sequence ATGAATCACGCATTCGATGCGATTGTCGTCGGCAGCGGAATCGCCGGGCTGAGCCTCGCGCTCAAAGTCGCCGACGGCGGCCGCCGCGTCGCCATCCTGACCAAGAAGAGCCGCGCCGAATCCAACACCAACTACGCCCAAGGCGGCGTGGCGTGCGTGACCTCGGATTCGGACGCCTTCGCCAGCCACGTGGAGGACACGCTCGAAGCGGGGGACGGTTTGTGCCGCCGGAGCGTGGTCGAGGAAATCGTGAGCGAAGGTCCGGCGCGCATCGCCGAACTGGTGCAGCTCGGGCTCGAATTTTCCCGCAACGCCGCCGGCACTTACGATCTCGGCCAAGAGGGTGGACACACGCACCGGCGGATCCTGCACGTGAAAGACATGACCGGCAAAGCGATCGAGGACGCGTTGTTGCACGCCGTCGCCTCGCATCCGCGCATCGAGTTGCGGGAGCACGTCTTCGCGATCGATCTGATCACGGCGCGCAAGGTCGGCCTCGCTCTGCGTGAGGGGGACGACCGTGTGCTCGGCCTCTACGCGCACGACAACGGCACGGGCGAAGTCGACACCTACGCGGCCCCGGTCGTGGTCCTCGCGACGGGCGGGGCCGGACAGGTGTATTGCTACACGACCAACCCCGACATCGCGACCGGCGACGGCATCGCGATGGCCTACCGCGCCGGGGTGCCGGTGGAGAACCTGGAGTTCATCCAATTTCACCCCACCACACTCTACTCGCTGGAGCAGAAACGCTTCCTCGTGAGCGAAGCGGTCCGCGGCGAGGGTGCGATCCTGCGCAACCTCGAGGGTGAGGCCTTCATGGCGCGTTACCACCCGCTCGCGGATCTGGCACCGCGCGACATCGTCGCCCGTGCGATCGACGCGGAGATGAAGAAATCCGGCAGTGCGTTCGTGCGGCTCGACATCATGCACAAATCCGAGGCCGAGCTGCGGGCGCGTTTCCCGGTCATTTTCGAGAACTGCCTCGCCCTCGGCTACAACCTCGCGACCGATGGGATCCCCGTCGTGCCGGCAGCACACTACACCTGTGGCGGAGTCGTCACCAACCTCGACGCCGAGACCGCGCTCGCGGGACTCTATGCCTGCGGAGAGGTCGCCTCCACCGGCCTGCACGGCGCGAACCGACTGGCGAGCAACTCGCTGCTGGAAGCGGTCGTGATGGCGCACCGTGGCGCCGGCTCGATACTCCGCTACCTCCAGCTTCGGGCGGAGGAACTACCGAAACTTCCCGCGTGGGTGAGCGGGGACGCGCACGATTCCGACGAGCAGGTGGTGATCGCGCACAACTGGGACGAGCTTCGCCGCACGATGTGGGACTACGTGGGCATCGTGCGTACGACCAAGCGGCTCGAGCGTGCCCGCACCCGCATCGCCAACCTCGCGGCCGAGATCCAAGAGTATTATTGGAACTTCCGGGTCGAGCCGCGGTTGCTCGAACTGCGTAACCTCACGCTCGTCGCCAAGCTCGTCGTGGCGTGCGCCATGCAGCGCCACGAAAGCCGCGGCTTGCACTACATCCTCGACCACCCGTCGAAAGACGCCGAAGTGCGCGACACCGTGTTGCAGCGAGACCTGCGCTGA
- the astD gene encoding succinylglutamate-semialdehyde dehydrogenase yields MSADGVCWIDGAARPGTGDSFASLDPAEGTVVWRGNTASTADVDAACRSARRASPTWEHFSLERRAEHLRAFARALEASSAPLAETISRETGKPLWESRTEVQSMIAKIEISIAAHAARCSPFTGGPAVTRFRAHGVVAVLGPFNFPGHLPNGHIVPALLAGNTVVFKPSERAPAVAELTVRLWHDAGLPRGVLQLLHGGRDTAQELVRHEEIDGVFFTGSAHAGLWLHEHFARRPDRILALEMGGNNPLVAWSIHDPDAAALAIVQSAFLSAGQRCTCARRLVIPAGRDGERLLERVAACTAALRVGAWTDRREPFMGPVIGADAARALVEAQASLVARGAVPLLELRSLRADTGRVSPGLLDVSAVADRPDEELFGPLLQVVRTTDFDAALAEARATRYGLAAGLLSDDPALWERFRREARAGIVNWNQPLTGASSSAPFGGIGLSGNHRPSAWFAADYCSRPVAGIEVATLALPEKLPPGIDIPPRS; encoded by the coding sequence ATGAGTGCCGACGGCGTCTGCTGGATCGACGGCGCCGCACGCCCCGGCACGGGCGATTCGTTCGCCTCGCTCGATCCCGCCGAAGGGACCGTCGTCTGGCGCGGTAACACCGCCTCCACGGCCGACGTCGACGCCGCCTGCCGCTCCGCTCGACGCGCGTCTCCCACGTGGGAACACTTCTCGCTCGAACGCCGCGCCGAACATCTCCGCGCCTTCGCGCGTGCGCTCGAAGCCTCGTCCGCGCCGCTCGCCGAGACGATCTCGCGCGAGACCGGCAAACCCCTTTGGGAATCCCGCACCGAGGTGCAGTCGATGATCGCGAAGATCGAGATCTCGATCGCCGCCCACGCCGCCCGCTGCTCGCCGTTCACCGGTGGGCCTGCTGTCACTCGTTTTCGCGCCCACGGCGTGGTCGCCGTCCTCGGGCCGTTCAACTTCCCCGGCCACCTACCCAACGGACACATCGTTCCCGCGCTCCTCGCCGGTAACACGGTCGTCTTCAAACCCAGCGAGCGCGCGCCCGCCGTGGCCGAACTCACGGTCCGACTCTGGCACGATGCGGGCCTCCCGCGCGGCGTGCTCCAACTGCTCCACGGCGGACGGGACACGGCGCAGGAACTCGTCCGCCACGAAGAGATCGACGGCGTCTTCTTCACCGGCAGCGCCCACGCCGGCTTGTGGTTGCACGAGCACTTCGCCCGGCGGCCCGATCGCATCCTCGCGCTCGAGATGGGCGGAAACAACCCGCTCGTCGCCTGGAGTATCCACGATCCGGATGCAGCCGCGCTCGCGATCGTGCAGTCCGCTTTCCTCTCCGCCGGCCAACGCTGCACCTGCGCCCGCCGCCTCGTGATCCCCGCCGGACGAGACGGTGAACGACTGCTCGAACGCGTCGCAGCCTGCACCGCCGCGCTTCGCGTCGGTGCGTGGACGGACCGCCGCGAACCGTTCATGGGACCGGTCATCGGCGCGGATGCCGCGCGCGCACTCGTGGAGGCACAGGCATCGCTCGTCGCGCGTGGTGCCGTGCCGCTGCTGGAGCTGCGTAGTCTCCGCGCGGATACGGGGCGTGTCTCCCCCGGTCTGCTCGACGTCTCGGCAGTCGCCGATCGGCCCGACGAAGAGTTGTTCGGTCCGCTCCTTCAAGTCGTCCGCACGACCGACTTCGACGCCGCTCTCGCCGAAGCCCGCGCCACGCGCTACGGCCTCGCCGCCGGCCTGCTCAGCGACGACCCGGCCCTCTGGGAGCGTTTCCGCCGCGAAGCCCGCGCCGGCATCGTGAATTGGAACCAACCGCTCACCGGCGCGAGCAGCTCCGCTCCGTTCGGCGGCATCGGCCTGAGCGGCAACCATCGGCCGAGCGCGTGGTTCGCGGCAGACTACTGCAGTCGCCCCGTCGCCGGAATCGAGGTTGCCACGCTCGCTCTTCCGGAGAAACTCCCGCCCGGCATCGACATCCCCCCTCGATCGTGA
- a CDS encoding LL-diaminopimelate aminotransferase — translation MIRINENYTKLKASYLFADIAKRVTAFQQANPDKRIIRMGIGDVTEPLPEACIDAFHRGVDEMAKRESFRGYGPEQGYAFLREAIAKHDFQARGCAVEADEIFVSDGAKCDCGNIQEIFAGDIRIAVPDPVYPVYVDTNVMAGRTGPNTGGRYTGLVYLECTKENDYVPALPTEPVDLIYLCYPNNPTGAVATAPQLRQWVDYARAHKSIILFDAAYEAFVRDPAIPRSIYEIPGAREVAIEFRSFSKTAGFTGTRCGFIVVPKELKAWDDAGNAHSVHALWNRRHSTKFNGVSYPVQRAAEAVFTPAGQAQTKQLTDFYLANAAIIRAAMEKLGLACIGGDNAPYIWINTGRDSWEFFDLLLNNAGVVCTPGAGFGKCGEGYIRLSAFNSRANVEEAMERVRSVLS, via the coding sequence ATGATCCGAATCAACGAAAACTACACCAAGCTCAAGGCTTCCTACTTGTTCGCCGACATCGCCAAACGCGTGACGGCCTTCCAGCAGGCCAACCCCGACAAACGGATCATCCGCATGGGGATCGGCGACGTGACCGAGCCGTTGCCCGAGGCTTGCATCGACGCGTTTCACCGCGGCGTGGACGAGATGGCCAAGCGCGAGAGCTTTCGCGGCTACGGCCCGGAGCAGGGTTACGCGTTCCTGCGCGAGGCGATCGCGAAACACGACTTCCAAGCCCGCGGCTGCGCCGTGGAGGCCGACGAGATCTTCGTCAGCGACGGCGCGAAGTGCGACTGCGGCAACATCCAGGAGATCTTCGCCGGCGACATCCGCATCGCGGTCCCCGATCCCGTCTACCCCGTCTACGTGGACACCAACGTCATGGCCGGCCGCACCGGCCCCAACACCGGCGGGCGCTACACCGGCCTCGTCTACCTCGAGTGCACGAAGGAAAACGACTACGTGCCCGCGCTGCCCACCGAGCCGGTCGACCTGATCTACCTCTGTTACCCCAACAACCCCACCGGTGCAGTCGCCACCGCCCCCCAATTGCGGCAGTGGGTCGACTACGCCCGCGCGCACAAATCGATCATCCTCTTCGACGCCGCCTACGAGGCGTTCGTGCGCGATCCCGCCATCCCGCGCTCGATCTACGAGATCCCCGGCGCGCGCGAGGTCGCGATCGAGTTCCGCAGCTTTTCCAAGACCGCGGGCTTCACCGGCACGCGCTGCGGTTTCATCGTCGTGCCCAAGGAACTGAAGGCTTGGGACGACGCCGGCAACGCCCACTCTGTCCACGCCCTCTGGAACCGCCGCCATTCCACCAAGTTCAACGGCGTCTCCTACCCCGTGCAGCGCGCCGCCGAAGCCGTATTCACTCCGGCAGGACAGGCGCAGACCAAACAGCTCACCGACTTCTACCTCGCCAACGCCGCCATCATCCGCGCCGCGATGGAGAAACTCGGCCTCGCCTGCATCGGCGGCGACAACGCACCTTACATCTGGATCAACACCGGTCGCGACTCCTGGGAGTTCTTCGACCTTCTCTTGAACAACGCCGGCGTGGTCTGCACGCCCGGTGCCGGCTTCGGCAAGTGCGGCGAAGGCTACATCCGCCTCAGCGCATTCAACAGCCGCGCCAACGTCGAGGAGGCCATGGAACGAGTCCGCTCCGTGCTCTCCTGA
- a CDS encoding hydrolase has product MHPRRSTLSVPAMSDTPRPPSTAHAALLATIDDRAAATEATLRLWAEINTGSANTAGLLRLASELAHQLRALGAVTRLVPLAEAAAPAVHASIRPEAPLRVLLSGHFDTVYEETHRFQTCDRPAPDVLRGPGVADMKGGLLVMLEALRVLESSSDASGIGWDVLLTPDEETGSSASTPLLRELAPRHHLGLVFEPALPDGSIVAARMGVGTVRAVAKGRAAHAGRDFAHGRNAVVALAHLVSSAHFLNHAMRDVVVNAGSIRGGGAVNIVPDHAEAEFNLRARRPADGDELLRRFRDAAGAVARANEVEFEITGGFSRPPLDPGRVSTEWIHAWLAGAAALGANIAAGHSGGGSDANILAAAGLPCIDGIGVEGGDLHSSREWMRPSSLPRRAKIAALFLLRLASGEIVPPRP; this is encoded by the coding sequence ATGCACCCGCGTCGTTCGACTCTCTCCGTCCCCGCCATGAGTGACACACCGCGCCCGCCTTCAACCGCCCACGCCGCACTCCTCGCCACGATCGACGACCGCGCCGCCGCGACGGAAGCCACCCTCCGCCTCTGGGCGGAAATCAACACCGGCTCCGCCAACACCGCCGGACTCCTTCGCCTCGCCTCCGAACTCGCACACCAACTGCGAGCGCTCGGTGCCGTCACCCGTCTCGTTCCACTCGCCGAAGCCGCCGCACCCGCGGTCCACGCGTCGATCCGACCCGAGGCACCGCTGCGCGTCCTGCTCTCCGGCCACTTCGACACGGTCTACGAAGAGACTCACCGCTTCCAGACGTGCGACCGCCCGGCACCGGACGTCCTGCGCGGCCCCGGCGTCGCCGACATGAAGGGCGGACTGCTCGTCATGCTCGAAGCACTACGCGTGCTCGAGTCGTCGTCGGACGCCTCCGGCATCGGTTGGGACGTGCTGCTCACGCCCGACGAAGAAACCGGCTCGTCCGCTTCCACCCCCCTTCTCCGCGAGCTCGCCCCGCGCCATCATCTCGGCCTCGTATTCGAACCGGCACTACCGGACGGATCGATCGTCGCCGCCCGCATGGGCGTGGGCACCGTGCGCGCCGTCGCCAAAGGTCGCGCCGCACACGCCGGCCGCGACTTCGCCCACGGACGCAACGCCGTCGTCGCGCTCGCGCACCTCGTCTCGTCCGCCCACTTCCTCAACCACGCCATGCGGGACGTGGTGGTCAACGCCGGATCGATCCGCGGCGGTGGCGCCGTCAACATCGTACCCGACCACGCCGAAGCCGAGTTCAACCTCCGCGCCCGTCGACCCGCCGACGGCGATGAATTGCTCCGCCGGTTCCGCGATGCCGCCGGTGCCGTCGCCCGAGCCAACGAGGTGGAGTTCGAGATCACCGGCGGGTTTTCCCGACCGCCCCTCGACCCCGGACGTGTATCCACGGAGTGGATTCACGCTTGGCTCGCCGGCGCCGCCGCGCTCGGCGCGAACATCGCCGCGGGACACTCCGGCGGCGGTTCCGACGCCAACATCCTTGCCGCCGCGGGGCTGCCTTGCATCGACGGCATCGGCGTGGAAGGCGGCGATCTCCACAGCTCGCGCGAATGGATGCGTCCCTCCTCCCTACCCCGCCGCGCGAAGATCGCCGCCCTGTTCCTCCTCCGACTCGCATCCGGAGAGATCGTCCCGCCCCGGCCATGA